From the genome of Camarhynchus parvulus chromosome 8, STF_HiC, whole genome shotgun sequence, one region includes:
- the GLRX2 gene encoding glutaredoxin 2 isoform X1: MALQGALRRVAAACGGRYRMGNRQTASVGLSCGAAANQIQDIISRNCVVIFSKTTCAYCRMAKNLFQGLNVNYTTVELDLNRNGRQFQDTLEQMTGSRTVPRVFINGTCVGGATDTQKLHEEGKLLPLINQCHTRRNY; this comes from the exons ATGGCactgcagggggcgctgcgcCGCGTGGCCGCGGCCTGTGGGGGGCG CTATAGAATGGGGAACAGACAGACGGCTTCTGTAGGATTGTCGTGTGGTGCTGCCGCGAATCAAATACAG GACATTATTTCACGCAACTGTGTGGTGATTTTCTCTAAAACAACATGTGCATACTGCAGAATGGCAAAAAACCTCTTTCAGGGTTTGAATGTGAATTACACAACTGTGGAACTGGACCTAAATAGAAATGGAAGACAGTTCCAAGACACTCTGGAGCAGATGACTGGTAGCAGAACA GTCCCAAGAGTGTTTATCAATGGGACTTGTGTTGGAGGCGCAACAGATACTCAAAAGCTTCATGAGGAAGGCAAACTGCTTCCTTTAATTAATCAGTGTCATACAAGGCGAAATTACTGA
- the GLRX2 gene encoding glutaredoxin 2 isoform X2 gives MGNRQTASVGLSCGAAANQIQDIISRNCVVIFSKTTCAYCRMAKNLFQGLNVNYTTVELDLNRNGRQFQDTLEQMTGSRTVPRVFINGTCVGGATDTQKLHEEGKLLPLINQCHTRRNY, from the exons ATGGGGAACAGACAGACGGCTTCTGTAGGATTGTCGTGTGGTGCTGCCGCGAATCAAATACAG GACATTATTTCACGCAACTGTGTGGTGATTTTCTCTAAAACAACATGTGCATACTGCAGAATGGCAAAAAACCTCTTTCAGGGTTTGAATGTGAATTACACAACTGTGGAACTGGACCTAAATAGAAATGGAAGACAGTTCCAAGACACTCTGGAGCAGATGACTGGTAGCAGAACA GTCCCAAGAGTGTTTATCAATGGGACTTGTGTTGGAGGCGCAACAGATACTCAAAAGCTTCATGAGGAAGGCAAACTGCTTCCTTTAATTAATCAGTGTCATACAAGGCGAAATTACTGA